The following DNA comes from Methanosarcina vacuolata Z-761.
CTTAAGTTTTTTAAACGTTTGATGTACATTGGAATAGAAGTAATTAATCAGAGCAAATTCATATCCTAATATAATACTTGGTCCTATTGAACCAAGTATTTGGGCATAATAAAGTTGATCCTGATAATAAAAATGAAAAATTTTCACTTTGGTTGTAAAAAATAAATAGATTAAAATAATGACTCCAGATAGTATAGGAGAAATAAACAAGTAATTTGCTGATATTTTGTTGTAAATTTCTTGAATTTTCATGTTCTCATAAATTTAATTTTACTCGTTTGTTTTTTCGCAGACTCAAGTGCTACAGAATAAGTAATTGAAGAACTTATCCCAAAATTCAATATTGCTTCTCAGAATATCGACCTCCTAATAACATTTCAGATTATGGGATAATAGTTATGAGACTCTATGATTTTTGAGAATAAAATTGGTTTTAGGATAAGCTCAGTAGAGTTCCTAAAAGTCTACTTCCTTACCCTGTTTTTCGGAAGCCAACATAAGATGTTTAGAAAACCAATTTGCCAAAACTATTTTATCTACTTAGGGTCAGTTGTATTTCTTGTTGTTCAAACACATCAAATTTAAACTGACTTTCCAAGCTTTTGTATCCTTCGAGTTCCAAGCGAACTGAATACGTTTTCAGCTTATCGATTGGAAGCGACTTTGAGGTTTTCCCTACATATTTTTCGTCTAATGATATACTTGCTCCTTCTGGAATTGAATGAATGATTAAGTATGTAGATGGCTTCATCGATCCAAATGCATAGTGTGGAAATGAAAAAGAAATATCTATATAATTTCCACCTTCATCTATAGATATTTTCTTGATAGTCATTTCCGGAGGATTGGATATCTCACTTTTATTTACTAAATAACTTATTTTATTTAATGAAACAGTTCCGTGTTCTCTTACTCTCGCTTCAGCTACTTTGCGTTCGTCTAACTGTAATTCCAATGATACTTCTTTCATTTCAGAATCTATTTGCTTTATTATTAGAATATACCCATCTCCAAAATCAAGACTTTCTCCAACTCTCTTTTTTCGAAAATAATCTCCATAGAACTTAATTGAATCTCCTTCTGTTAGAATTTTTGTTTCAGAAGTAGGTGTGTCATATCCACTAACTGGCTCGTAACTTATCGTGTATGTGCCTTTAGGTGCATTTAATCTAGCCCAGTATGATCCGTTTCCCCTATATTCCCCCGTAGGTCCGAATATAGAAAACGTTGCATTTGTTAACGGAACTGAGTCAGGACTCCATTTTAGACTTGTGTATACATATATGTCACCGGTCCCATTCTTTCCGAGAACATTAGGCGAGAGTTCACTGGTGTTGACCAGGATTTCTTTGGAAGTTGATATATTGTACATGTAGATCTCAGATTGATTCCATCCATTGCGATTATCCACCCACACGATTTTATCCCCGTAAATTGCAGGAGAGTATGCTGATCCATTGGCTGTAATTTGAGTCTTCACGGAGGTGGACAAATTGTACATGTAGATATCGGCTTTACCATTGCGGTAATCTTGCCACACTATCCTGTCACCGTAGATTGCAGGAGAATCTGCTGATCCACTGGTTATAATTTGAGTTTCGGCAGAGGTGGACAAATTGTACATGTAGAACTCAGATTGATTCCATCCGTTGCGATTATCCTTCCACACGATTTTATCCCCGTAAATTGCAGGATAATCTGCTGATCCACTGGTTGTAATTTGAGTTTCTACGGAAGTGGACAAATTGTACATGTAGATTTCAGATTGATTCCATCCGTTGCGATTATCCTTCCACACGATTTTATCCCCATAAATTGCAGGATAGTATGCTGATCCATTGGTTGTAATTTGAGTTTCTACGGAGGTGGACAAATTGTACATGTAGACCTCAGATTGATTCCATCCATTGCGATTGTCCTTCCACACGATTTTATCCTCGTAAATTGCAGGAGAATCTGCTGATCCACTGGTTGTAATTTGTGTTTCCGACTGGGTAGAAAGATTATACATGTAAATATCCGAGTACTTGCTGCGACTATCCACCCACACGATTTTATCCCCGTAAATTGCAGGATAGTCTGCTGATCCACTGGCGGTAATTCGATTGTTAGTGGAATTGTTGATATTATATACGTAGATATCTTTATTCCAGTCTACATTGCGGAAACTCTGCCATACTATCCTGTTACCATATATAGCAGGAATACTTGGGCTTGAGAAATTATTGACAGCACTCATCTGCGTAGCGTTTTCATATGAATAATATTCAACAGTAAGAAATTGATTATCTACAGATTTATTCTGTGGTAAAGTTGCATTGGAATTATTTATTACAGTTAACTCTCTTGTAGAAGCAGGATCACAAACAGAGATCATAAGACATATAGTAGCCACTAAAGAAATCGTTGTTTTATTTGCTGACATTTGTTACTTCCCCACTCAAACTCTAAAAGTTAGAATTAATCGAATCCTAAAAACAAAAGTTGTCTACGGATATATAAATAATATTTATTGAATTATATATATTATTATCGCTTCTTTCTCAAAATAAGGATTAATTAATTAATTATTCTAACTTTTGGGGATTATTTCTTTTCTATCGTGTATCTTACTGCTTTTATTTCTTATTTTTTTAAATTGAAGCTTTTATACCTCCAGAATCCTTTGACACATCATAACTCTTCAGGCTGGTGCTGGATGGTGATAGGTGGAAACGAAGCAAAAAAGGCTCTTCGCTATTTTGTATTGGTTGAAAATAATTTCTTAGTTAAAAGTATTCAGATCAAATATGAAAACACCAATCTTGGATATGATTTTCAACAACAACTATTTTTATATATTGCATATGTTACTTTAACATTCAGGAGCTAAATATGAGCTTGACTATGTCACATTACAAGGTAAAGCGTCATCATTAGATCTCGTATGCCAAAGATATCGTTCGTAGTGAAATCGATAACAGCGATTGGAGTAACTGTCTAATCTGACAAAGTCAAGTGAGTTATCCATTCGAAAACCAAGTTGTTTTTACTCTTGAAAGGCTCTCTAATTAGCTTAGAATTAAAAGCTTACTGAATATCGGAGTATTCGAAAAAGATACGTCAAACTGTACTGAAAATCAAAAGCCGAGATATCCGGAAACTAAGAAAGTCAAAAGTCCGGAAAATAAAAAGTTAAAGTATCTGGAAAGGAAAATAACGCAGGACTGACTGAGTTTTTTCTTTTACCAGACAGTGTTGTTTTTCAGAGTTGCGAGAATGTTTGTGAACTCGTTGCTGAACCTGCAATTGCCAAAGTCCGGAGAATTCAGAATGTTCTTCTTTATTTCCTGCAGTCCGATCAGGAGATTTATATCGTCGCTGTATTCAAATCCTCCATCGGATGCCGTGATGTTCTCAGCAAGGACGTCAAGAAGCCTCGGGTCAAGATCATTTGTAATATATGTGTCCAGAATCAGAAGATCCGAAATTCTCTTGTAGAAGTCAATGAGCTCCTGGTAACCGGGTATCGCGTAGGCTTTTGCCATCTTTTTTTGCCTGTTCAGGTAAATCAGGTAACGGGAGATTGTGCTTATAACATTCTCGATACCCTCTTTTTTAGGGAACGCGATTGGGAACCTTTTCAGCATTTGTGAATTAAGTTTGCCTCTGCTCTGCACCTCTTTGCGTCTCCAGACCTCAGGAAAAGCCTTTGCTATTGAAGAGTTGAGTACAGCCGTAACATAATGGTAGAGTGTGGGGTCTCCGAGAACAACACCTACACCGTTTGCAAAAACATGCTTTCCGGTAGGATCATATGAGGCCTGAATGCGGGAGTTGCTGGTAATGATGATTTTAGGTGTGTTTATATACCGCAGGAAACTTTCATTTTCGAAACGGTAATCAGCCGAAATGAGTTCCTGTGTTTTGGCCTCAGACTGCTGTTTGATTTCCATTGACTGCTGTTTGATTTCCATTAGCTGTTTATAAGCTGCAGGAAATTTTGCTTTCAGTTCCTCGGGCTGGAATATCCTGTATTCTTTCCTTATGTTATTGTCAAGGATTTCATAAGGCACCATAAACTGGTACTGAGTTGATTGAACCGTAAATTCATTCGAAACGGAATCATCTACATAAGGGTATATGAGTTCTTTTTCCATACCCGCCTGTTCTATATTCACATTTATCTGAGAGTCTTTGCAGACGCAGGATGCATCTGTACAGTTCTCGCTTGAAAGGCCAGCTTTTTGTAAAAAATCGTTTGTGGGGGGTACACCTTCAAAAACTTCTATTGAAATGTCTTCTAGGGTTCTAGGGATTTTGCTCAGCCTTTCTACAATATAGTCCTTACTCCAGAACATATATTTCACTTCTTTTTTATATATATAGGGAATTCTGGGTAAATGGTTTCTTTGTCGTGGGTTGGGTTCTCAAAAATTCGTTTTTGATTTTGAAGCACCTGATTGTTAACTCCTCAGAATCTCCATACTAAACTTTGAATATACCTCTTAATATAATAATTTATTCATAATAAAGGTTAACAAATGAAACCGAACTTTTTAAGTTAACATAAAAAAGTGAGAACTAACGCCATTGAGTGAGATAAATCCTTTCAGGAAAAGGCAGTTTTTTTAAAATAAAGGTAATTATTCCAGGTTTACAAACCTGAAAAAACTCTCAATGCCTTTCTTGCATTATCCAGCATATTATGGTCGTTGTTGAAATAAATGTAGGTTTTCTCAGGCCCAAATTCACGGATTTTCCTGATAGTTTCGCTAATTTCCGCCTGAGAATAATCATAACTGTACCAGCCTTCTCTTCCGTGCATTCTCATATACACGTTTTTTCCGGGGAAGATGCGGTTTTTGTAGTCAGGTGAGTCTACGGACACCAGGGTTACTTTCCTCATAAGCTCTTCACACGCCTCATAATTTCCCAGCAGGGCTTTGTTCCTTATCTCCAGGGCAAACCGTTTCCCAAGTTTTACGGCTTCTACAAACCTGAGTGCCCTTTCGATATCATCAAACTTTGGAGGCACCTGAAATAAGTAAAAATCAATGAGATGATCCATGGGTCGGAAAAGCTCAAGGAAATTTCCCAGAGTTTCCAGGGAACTTTCACTGAGTTGTCGCCAGTGGGTTATAGACCTGTGCACTTTTATGCTCCATCGTAGTTCAGTCCCCTTCCTGTTCCAGCCTTCAACCTGCTCAGGCGAGGGAAACCTGTAATAACTGGCATTAAGTTCAACACTGTTCAGCCCGGAATTCTGGATAAACCAATCAAGGTTCTTCTTTTTGTTCCAATCATAATACCAGCCGCTTGTACCCACAAATGCCTCCATAAAGTCCCCTTTTATACATCGGTCTGATAGCAGATCTATTTTTGGTTTATTCCTATTTATAACCTGACTTCCGCTTTTTTAAGCGCATAAATTCAATTTTTCCATAATTTCTTTTTGCTTTCTTGTGAGTTCTGTAACTATTACCTCTCCATTTTGCAGTTCTACTTTTCTGATCTTCTCAAGCTCTAAAAGTAAACTCTCTACTGTATAATCCTCAATAATTTTTGTTTCCTTCATCATACTCAGTAGCTTCATTCTAATAATTAGTCCGATAAAGCAGACAAAAATGAATCCCTTTGTTGTTGAATCTTTGTTTGTGTTTAGTGGAAGCGACTGAATATCATTTTTCATTACTTTGAATCCTTTCTCAACAATATCTCTTTCTCTGTAGTAAGTGAGACATTCTACCCAATCACGTTCTCCATAATAAAAAAGGAAAAACTTCCCCATTCTGTTTATTCTCTGCGATACTGCATTTTTCTTGATATTGATTTTGAAATGGTCATCTATCTTTTTCCACGAATAGAAACTTGCCATTTCCCTTGCTCTCTCTTTGAACACCTCTGCCGCATTTCTCCATCCTGGTATTGCTGTTTCTTCCAGTTTTTCCTTCATATCATAAAGACGGGAGTAAAATGTGCTTTTTTCTTCCATTTCTCTCTTTGGATCATAGAAACAGTATCCATTGATCTTGAATTCCTTTTCCTCAAGAGTCACTGGCTTTACAAATATTGGTTTTTTGTGAAACTTATGAAGATATTCCGGACTTTCGATGTCTTTTTGTACTGAACTCATAAGCTCTTTGACACTTTTAAGTGCCATTGTAGCTGGCATAATAAAAGGAATCTTTTCCCTTACTAATTCCTCAATGTTTCCCTTGCTGAAAAAGCCTCTATCCATTACCAGTGTATAGTTTTCCATTCCATGAGCTTCTATCTTTTTTAGAGTATTTTTAAGAGTTGTAACGTCTACAATACTTCCAGGATAGATGTCATACATCACCGGAATTCCTTTTTCCTTATCCACAATCATGGAGAGATTTAT
Coding sequences within:
- a CDS encoding PEGA domain-containing protein, which translates into the protein MSANKTTISLVATICLMISVCDPASTRELTVINNSNATLPQNKSVDNQFLTVEYYSYENATQMSAVNNFSSPSIPAIYGNRIVWQSFRNVDWNKDIYVYNINNSTNNRITASGSADYPAIYGDKIVWVDSRSKYSDIYMYNLSTQSETQITTSGSADSPAIYEDKIVWKDNRNGWNQSEVYMYNLSTSVETQITTNGSAYYPAIYGDKIVWKDNRNGWNQSEIYMYNLSTSVETQITTSGSADYPAIYGDKIVWKDNRNGWNQSEFYMYNLSTSAETQIITSGSADSPAIYGDRIVWQDYRNGKADIYMYNLSTSVKTQITANGSAYSPAIYGDKIVWVDNRNGWNQSEIYMYNISTSKEILVNTSELSPNVLGKNGTGDIYVYTSLKWSPDSVPLTNATFSIFGPTGEYRGNGSYWARLNAPKGTYTISYEPVSGYDTPTSETKILTEGDSIKFYGDYFRKKRVGESLDFGDGYILIIKQIDSEMKEVSLELQLDERKVAEARVREHGTVSLNKISYLVNKSEISNPPEMTIKKISIDEGGNYIDISFSFPHYAFGSMKPSTYLIIHSIPEGASISLDEKYVGKTSKSLPIDKLKTYSVRLELEGYKSLESQFKFDVFEQQEIQLTLSR
- a CDS encoding DUF72 domain-containing protein: MEAFVGTSGWYYDWNKKKNLDWFIQNSGLNSVELNASYYRFPSPEQVEGWNRKGTELRWSIKVHRSITHWRQLSESSLETLGNFLELFRPMDHLIDFYLFQVPPKFDDIERALRFVEAVKLGKRFALEIRNKALLGNYEACEELMRKVTLVSVDSPDYKNRIFPGKNVYMRMHGREGWYSYDYSQAEISETIRKIREFGPEKTYIYFNNDHNMLDNARKALRVFSGL
- a CDS encoding IS1634 family transposase, coding for MKSILRIKKINGIEYWYEDIPYYDKEKKQIRHKSKYVGRNINGKPVRVRDALNSSDEIVQDETSFVSSKPVNAYNYGEFLPLQKIVEELKIEEYLGDLFNEKDRNMILSMALNRVIRPTAMYNLKTWYENSVLSLQWPELPLKSQNISNLLAKVGNSDIPSMFMGKMFRNLGTKRTLMYDLTSLSSYSQLINLLEYGYNRDNCDLPQINLSMIVDKEKGIPVMYDIYPGSIVDVTTLKNTLKKIEAHGMENYTLVMDRGFFSKGNIEELVREKIPFIMPATMALKSVKELMSSVQKDIESPEYLHKFHKKPIFVKPVTLEEKEFKINGYCFYDPKREMEEKSTFYSRLYDMKEKLEETAIPGWRNAAEVFKERAREMASFYSWKKIDDHFKINIKKNAVSQRINRMGKFFLFYYGERDWVECLTYYRERDIVEKGFKVMKNDIQSLPLNTNKDSTTKGFIFVCFIGLIIRMKLLSMMKETKIIEDYTVESLLLELEKIRKVELQNGEVIVTELTRKQKEIMEKLNLCA